One genomic segment of Pagrus major chromosome 13, Pma_NU_1.0 includes these proteins:
- the orai2 gene encoding protein orai-2, which translates to MSSELNVPMGSPAPGVSERAPDGGGMDYRDWVRRSYLELVSSNHHSVQALSWRKLYLSRAKLKASSRTSALLSGFAMVAMVEVELEMKYCYPPVLLIAFSVCTTVLVAVHLFALLISTCILPNVEAVSNIHNLNSVSESPHERMHHYIELAWGFSTALGILLFLAEVVLLCWIKFLPVDSSRDRAPCSSSTTTPQPTPQDSGWKAALASTIIMVPVGVIFLVFTIHFYRSLVRHKTERHHQEIEELHKIKVQLDGHERGLQTV; encoded by the exons ATGAGCAGTGAGCTGAACGTGCCTATGGGCTCCCCAGCCCCAGGGGTCTCAGAGCGGGCTCCCGATGGTGGGGGGATGGACTACAGGGACTGGGTGCGACGCAGTTACCTGGAGCTGGTCAGCTCCAACCACCACTCTGTGCAGGCCCTGTCCTGGAGGAAACTCTACCTGAGCCGGGCCAAGCTGAAGGCCTCCAGCAGGACCTCTGCACTGCTCTCTGGCTTTGCAATG GTGGCcatggtggaggtggagctggagatgAAGTACTGTTACCCTCCTGTGCTCCTCATTGCCTTCAGTGTGTGCACCACCGTGCTGGTGGCGGTGCATCTCTTCGCTCTGCTGATCAGCACCTGCATCCTGCCCAACGTGGAGGCCGTCAGCAACATCCACAACCTCAACTCTGTCAGCGAGTCACCCCACGAGCGTATGCACCACTACATCGAGCTGGCCTGGGGCTTCTCCACGGCCCTGGGCATCCTGCTGTTTCTAGCAGAGGTGGTGCTCCTGTGCTGGATCAAGTTCCTACCAGTAGACTCGAGCCGGGACCGAGCCCCCTGCAGCTCCTCGACAACCACCCCACAGCCTACACCGCAGGACAGTGGCTGGAAGGCCGCGCTGGCCTCCACCATCATCATGGTCCCGGTGGGGGTGATTTTTTTGGTGTTCACCATTCACTTCTATCGCTCTCTGGTGCGCCACAAGACGGAGCGCCACCACCAGGAGATCGAGGAACTGCACAAGATTAAGGTGCAGCTAGACGGCCACGAGAGAGGCCTCCAGACTGTGTGA